A stretch of the Pedobacter sp. MC2016-14 genome encodes the following:
- a CDS encoding Atu2307/SP_0267 family LLM class monooxygenase — protein MEIGIDSFASGTIQKNADGANILEELLTRIEYADQAGLSSFGIGEHHRREFFDSAPAVILAAAAARTKKIRLASAVTVLSAADPVRVFQEFATLDLISKGRTDLVVGRGSFTESFPLFGYNLQDYDQLFMEKLELLIQIQNNEKVTWSGKFRQPLYDQPVYPRPFNDQLPLWIGVGGTTASFVRAGQLGIPLMIAIIGGETRRFRGLVDLYREAGIKAGHSPEKLKVGVHSLGYVATSRTKVLSDYYPGYAETFTRMGRERGWPPITTAHFDAQVGRNGALLVGEPDEVADKLLRFSEDLGGVSRFTFQMDNAGLTHAQLMESIELIGSKVIPIVCTSRPGIIIK, from the coding sequence ATGGAAATAGGAATAGACAGTTTTGCATCTGGCACCATTCAAAAAAACGCTGATGGCGCAAATATATTAGAAGAATTATTGACCAGGATAGAATATGCCGACCAGGCGGGGCTTTCCAGTTTTGGTATTGGCGAACACCATCGTCGGGAATTTTTTGATTCCGCTCCGGCTGTTATTTTGGCCGCCGCTGCAGCAAGAACCAAAAAAATCAGGCTTGCCAGTGCCGTTACTGTTTTGAGTGCAGCTGATCCGGTTCGTGTTTTTCAGGAGTTTGCAACACTGGACCTCATTTCAAAGGGAAGAACCGATTTAGTGGTAGGACGCGGTTCTTTTACGGAGTCATTTCCGCTTTTTGGATATAACCTTCAGGATTACGATCAACTTTTTATGGAGAAACTGGAATTATTAATCCAAATTCAAAATAATGAAAAGGTCACCTGGTCGGGAAAATTCAGGCAGCCTTTATACGACCAACCCGTATATCCAAGACCATTTAATGATCAACTGCCGTTGTGGATTGGCGTCGGAGGTACTACCGCATCATTCGTAAGAGCAGGCCAATTGGGGATTCCGCTGATGATTGCCATTATAGGCGGAGAAACTAGACGTTTTAGAGGTTTGGTAGATTTATACAGAGAAGCGGGCATAAAAGCAGGGCATTCGCCGGAAAAATTAAAAGTAGGAGTACATTCTTTAGGTTATGTTGCGACCAGTAGAACTAAGGTGTTGTCTGATTATTATCCTGGTTATGCCGAAACCTTTACCAGAATGGGAAGGGAAAGAGGTTGGCCACCGATTACAACAGCTCATTTCGACGCGCAAGTAGGCAGGAACGGTGCATTGCTAGTTGGTGAACCAGATGAGGTTGCGGATAAATTACTACGTTTCAGTGAAGATTTGGGCGGTGTATCCAGATTTACGTTTCAAATGGACAATGCAGGCTTAACGCATGCCCAATTGATGGAATCTATCGAATTAATTGGCAGTAAGGTAATTCCTATTGTTTGTACTTCTCGACCTGGTATCATCATAAAATGA
- a CDS encoding Crp/Fnr family transcriptional regulator: MKELLKQNISNHISLSEEETEGFCNLFERKLIKKKSFLLRAGEICRFEGFVTKGLFRVYHIDKDGFEQVLYFATENWWVTDIDSFTNEIPSQLFIEALEDSEVLLISKKDKEFAYTSLPRIEKLFRVMTQKTHTALQRRMIDSMSKNAEQRYLEFSEKYPQLVQRLSNIQVAAYLGITNVFLSNIRKKITTKK; the protein is encoded by the coding sequence ATGAAAGAGCTGCTCAAACAAAATATCTCCAATCATATTTCTCTGTCCGAAGAAGAAACAGAAGGATTTTGTAACTTGTTTGAGCGGAAATTGATCAAAAAAAAGAGTTTTTTGTTGAGGGCAGGGGAAATTTGCAGGTTCGAGGGATTTGTGACTAAAGGACTTTTTAGGGTTTACCATATCGACAAGGATGGGTTTGAACAAGTCCTCTATTTTGCTACAGAAAACTGGTGGGTTACAGATATCGACAGCTTTACAAATGAAATTCCCTCACAACTTTTTATAGAGGCTTTGGAGGACAGCGAAGTACTCCTGATTTCAAAAAAAGATAAAGAATTTGCCTATACGAGTTTGCCCAGAATAGAGAAATTATTTCGGGTAATGACCCAAAAAACGCACACTGCACTGCAAAGAAGAATGATCGACAGTATGAGCAAAAACGCAGAGCAGCGCTACCTTGAGTTTTCAGAAAAATATCCACAGCTTGTTCAGCGCCTCTCCAATATTCAGGTCGCAGCTTATTTGGGAATCACCAATGTCTTTTTAAGCAATATCCGAAAGAAAATCACGACCAAAAAATAA
- a CDS encoding DsbA family protein: MSKLIYIMDPLCGWCYGNSSNTQKLYDKYKNVLDFEILPAGMWTGTNARKQSKQMAQFIKKHDPQVQQTTGTEFGKEYFEFIENEEVALDSEVPSRAIVSIKKLWASQAIPFAVEVQKARYWYGKDLNEDETYLRICEKFGLDKTEFLQVFHSEIIKKETQQTFALAKQYASSYPTLLAEKEGKYYVLEQGYASFETISNRIDEIHLLN, from the coding sequence ATGAGCAAACTGATTTATATAATGGATCCGCTTTGTGGATGGTGCTATGGAAACAGTTCCAACACACAAAAATTGTATGATAAATATAAAAATGTGCTTGATTTTGAAATTTTACCTGCGGGAATGTGGACTGGTACCAATGCCAGGAAACAATCCAAACAAATGGCACAATTTATCAAAAAGCACGACCCGCAGGTACAGCAAACTACAGGAACTGAATTCGGTAAAGAGTATTTTGAATTTATAGAAAATGAAGAGGTTGCTTTGGATAGCGAAGTGCCGTCAAGAGCCATTGTGAGCATAAAAAAACTATGGGCTTCGCAAGCAATTCCATTCGCTGTTGAAGTGCAGAAAGCAAGATACTGGTACGGAAAAGACCTAAATGAGGACGAAACCTATTTGAGGATCTGTGAAAAGTTTGGATTGGACAAAACGGAGTTTCTACAAGTATTCCACTCTGAAATAATTAAAAAAGAAACGCAGCAAACCTTTGCTTTAGCGAAACAATACGCCAGTTCTTATCCTACGCTTTTGGCAGAAAAAGAAGGCAAATATTATGTCTTGGAGCAAGGCTATGCCAGTTTTGAAACCATCTCAAATAGAATAGATGAAATTCATTTATTAAACTAG
- a CDS encoding MBL fold metallo-hydrolase, whose amino-acid sequence MKKLISTVALTTLILLNMETQAQSFKTIEASNLKLEVYNASENSFGVASVIVSGKTDAVLIDAQFTLADAEKVAQEIKASGKKLTTIYVSHADPDYYFGLEVFKNYFPDVVAYASPASVEAIKATAQKKLDVWGERLGKAITSNVVLPQVLKGNSIELEGQKLEIVGLEEFPKKTFVWIPSIKAVVGGINVFGTTFNLWMADAQTPEARKQWIAVLDKIEALHPAIVIPAHANNASPFDVSAVKHTRSYIQFYEEALKTNKTSEELIKAIKAKYPALTFETALQIGAKVNTGEMKW is encoded by the coding sequence ATGAAAAAATTGATTTCAACAGTAGCACTAACTACATTAATTTTATTGAATATGGAAACACAAGCACAAAGTTTCAAGACCATTGAAGCAAGCAATTTGAAATTGGAAGTTTACAACGCTTCAGAAAACAGTTTCGGGGTAGCATCGGTAATCGTATCGGGAAAAACAGATGCCGTATTGATTGATGCTCAATTTACTTTGGCAGATGCCGAAAAAGTAGCGCAGGAAATAAAAGCAAGTGGCAAAAAATTGACCACTATTTATGTTTCCCACGCCGATCCTGATTATTATTTTGGATTGGAAGTTTTCAAAAATTACTTTCCTGATGTGGTAGCCTATGCTTCACCAGCTTCGGTAGAAGCCATTAAGGCTACGGCTCAAAAGAAATTAGACGTTTGGGGCGAAAGATTAGGAAAAGCGATTACGTCTAACGTGGTATTGCCTCAGGTCTTGAAAGGTAACAGCATTGAATTGGAGGGGCAGAAATTAGAAATTGTTGGCTTGGAAGAGTTTCCGAAAAAAACTTTTGTATGGATTCCAAGCATCAAAGCGGTTGTTGGGGGAATCAATGTTTTTGGTACCACTTTCAATCTTTGGATGGCAGATGCACAAACGCCTGAAGCCCGCAAACAATGGATAGCTGTTCTGGATAAAATCGAAGCTTTGCATCCGGCAATTGTAATTCCCGCTCATGCAAATAATGCAAGTCCATTCGATGTTTCCGCTGTAAAACATACCAGAAGTTACATCCAGTTTTACGAAGAAGCATTGAAAACCAACAAAACTTCTGAAGAATTGATCAAAGCGATCAAGGCAAAATATCCTGCGCTAACTTTTGAAACTGCATTGCAGATTGGTGCCAAGGTAAATACCGGCGAAATGAAATGGTAA
- a CDS encoding nuclear transport factor 2 family protein: protein MTNLEIVKSTYEGKTSEENGKNLAKYVADDISWTEAKGFPYAGTYIGLDEVTKNVFSRLGSEWIDYKFTPEDYVASDDKVVAYGTYTGTYKITGKPFSARVAHIWKLKNSRIISFEQFVDSKTVVDVMK from the coding sequence ATGACAAATCTTGAAATTGTAAAAAGTACCTACGAAGGAAAAACTTCGGAAGAAAATGGTAAAAACCTCGCTAAATATGTAGCGGATGATATTTCGTGGACAGAAGCCAAGGGTTTTCCGTATGCCGGAACTTATATTGGCCTTGACGAAGTGACCAAAAATGTTTTTAGCAGATTGGGAAGCGAATGGATCGATTATAAATTTACTCCAGAAGATTATGTGGCTAGTGATGACAAAGTAGTGGCTTACGGAACTTACACAGGAACGTACAAAATAACTGGCAAACCGTTCTCCGCAAGGGTAGCACATATCTGGAAACTGAAAAATAGCAGAATTATTAGTTTTGAGCAGTTTGTGGATAGTAAAACAGTAGTTGATGTGATGAAGTAA
- a CDS encoding alpha/beta fold hydrolase, with translation MKILKQIIAEIKHTKYENTDHLQDLILRYICYAPKMPLRIFQENLIGRAEKTTLKVYDEYFSGQELNFQAFKWGNGSRKILLTHGWGSKAADLYEIIMALEQVDDLEIIAFDAPGNGSSEGTLSSLLLFVEGVKAIVADYGIPEVTIGHSLGAMANIVAMKQMKIHPKHFFSIAPLIDLGKNFEASMDALDIPKDIQHTFFRSFEERFKKPVFHYNLNDWSAFSTELSKHWIAYDPNDLVSPYTFMKAFLESNVLIDANDYLDAGHERIIKSPIMIEDLLKILG, from the coding sequence ATGAAGATCCTCAAGCAAATTATAGCAGAAATAAAGCATACCAAATATGAGAATACAGACCATTTGCAGGATCTGATATTGCGGTATATCTGTTATGCTCCAAAGATGCCGTTGAGAATTTTTCAGGAAAACTTGATTGGACGTGCTGAAAAGACAACTCTGAAGGTGTATGATGAGTATTTCTCTGGACAGGAGTTGAATTTTCAAGCCTTCAAATGGGGAAATGGTAGCCGTAAAATACTGCTTACCCATGGATGGGGCTCAAAAGCGGCCGATCTTTATGAAATCATAATGGCTTTGGAACAGGTTGATGATTTGGAAATTATTGCTTTCGACGCTCCGGGTAATGGTTCATCTGAAGGCACACTTTCTAGTCTGCTGCTGTTTGTCGAGGGTGTAAAGGCGATTGTCGCCGACTATGGCATACCCGAGGTAACGATAGGGCATTCATTGGGCGCAATGGCGAACATCGTTGCTATGAAACAGATGAAAATTCATCCCAAACATTTTTTCAGCATTGCCCCATTGATCGATCTGGGGAAAAATTTCGAGGCCAGTATGGACGCACTGGATATCCCAAAAGATATTCAGCATACTTTTTTTAGAAGTTTTGAAGAACGGTTTAAGAAACCAGTTTTCCACTACAATCTCAATGATTGGTCGGCCTTTAGTACTGAACTATCCAAACATTGGATCGCTTACGATCCAAATGACCTAGTTTCCCCCTACACCTTTATGAAAGCCTTTTTGGAATCGAACGTTCTGATTGACGCAAACGATTATCTTGATGCCGGACATGAACGGATCATCAAATCGCCGATTATGATTGAGGATCTGTTGAAGATTTTAGGCTAA
- a CDS encoding helix-turn-helix domain-containing protein → MMDIKKRSDCPISSSLDIWGDKWSLLIVRDLMFSKQCTYGDFLKSDEKIATNILASRLQMLETAGVITKQDHPESKAKVLYKLTQKGVDLLPVMIEINLWADKYFTLPPDRIEILKEVKKDKDAFIRNKTAELAEHL, encoded by the coding sequence ATGATGGATATAAAAAAGCGGTCTGACTGCCCCATTAGCAGCTCATTAGATATCTGGGGAGACAAGTGGTCTTTGCTTATTGTTAGGGACTTAATGTTTTCCAAGCAATGTACTTATGGCGACTTTCTAAAATCAGATGAAAAGATAGCCACTAATATCTTGGCGTCCCGACTACAAATGCTGGAAACAGCTGGAGTAATTACCAAACAGGATCACCCGGAAAGTAAAGCCAAAGTTTTATATAAACTAACCCAAAAAGGTGTTGATTTACTTCCGGTGATGATTGAAATAAACTTGTGGGCGGATAAATATTTTACGCTTCCACCAGACAGGATTGAAATACTTAAGGAAGTGAAAAAAGATAAAGATGCATTTATAAGGAATAAAACCGCTGAGCTGGCAGAACATTTATAG
- a CDS encoding alkene reductase, with translation METAIIFEPYSLKGLVLNNRIAMAPMTRSRSANTGNVATELTALYYKQRATAGLIITEGTFVSKEAVGVVNVPGIYSEEQIKGWKLTTDAVHSEGGKIFAQLWHTGAYSHPDLHDGKKPLAPSGVNPEQQVFTAAGFKPSQAPQPMTIEDIKRTVNDFKQAAVNAFEAGFDGVELHGANGYLLQQFFSKNSNLRTDEYGGSVENRARILFDILDELKEVVDMQRVAVRLNPSLNGIMGVLVDDETKTLYDYVVNRLNDYGLAYIHLIEPFTDVSAIPDAIQEVAKHFRKIYKGTIIINRAFTKETAHKVLSDGDANLVSFGVPFIANPDLVARFMTDAVLNQPDQTTFYTPGEKGYTDYPTLNDNK, from the coding sequence ATGGAAACAGCAATAATTTTTGAACCTTATAGCCTAAAAGGACTAGTATTGAATAATCGAATAGCCATGGCACCCATGACCAGAAGCCGTTCCGCAAATACAGGTAATGTAGCTACGGAACTTACAGCCCTATATTACAAACAACGTGCAACTGCCGGCCTCATTATTACCGAGGGAACCTTCGTCAGTAAAGAGGCTGTTGGGGTGGTAAATGTACCAGGTATTTATAGTGAAGAGCAGATAAAGGGATGGAAATTGACGACAGATGCAGTACACAGCGAAGGTGGAAAAATATTTGCCCAGCTTTGGCATACCGGAGCATATTCCCATCCTGATCTTCACGATGGTAAAAAGCCTTTGGCTCCTTCGGGTGTGAATCCTGAGCAACAGGTGTTTACGGCAGCAGGCTTTAAGCCGTCTCAAGCGCCCCAACCAATGACTATCGAAGATATTAAAAGAACGGTTAATGATTTTAAACAGGCCGCGGTTAATGCATTTGAAGCTGGATTTGATGGTGTCGAATTGCATGGTGCTAACGGCTATCTTCTCCAGCAATTCTTTAGCAAAAACAGTAATCTACGTACAGACGAATATGGAGGTTCTGTTGAAAACCGTGCACGTATTCTATTTGATATTTTGGATGAACTGAAAGAAGTTGTCGATATGCAGCGTGTTGCAGTTCGCTTGAACCCATCGCTTAACGGAATTATGGGTGTTTTAGTGGATGATGAAACCAAGACTTTATATGACTATGTTGTAAATAGGCTGAATGATTATGGCCTTGCCTATATCCACCTGATAGAGCCTTTTACAGATGTTTCTGCAATTCCTGATGCTATTCAAGAAGTGGCAAAACATTTCCGCAAAATCTATAAGGGCACCATTATTATCAACAGGGCTTTTACCAAGGAAACAGCTCATAAGGTATTGAGCGATGGAGATGCCAACCTGGTTTCTTTTGGTGTTCCATTTATTGCAAACCCTGATTTAGTAGCACGTTTTATGACAGACGCGGTTCTCAATCAACCAGATCAAACTACATTTTACACTCCCGGCGAAAAAGGATACACAGATTATCCTACACTAAATGACAACAAATAG
- a CDS encoding SDR family oxidoreductase → MKTTGNTVFISGGSAGIGLAIAKKLQAAGNKIILNGRNEERLQSALKELDDAVAIQGDLSVAADRIRITKELKTNYPKLNIIINNAGAAFMNDLSDSNNNSAEKAFEEINTNYISVIDFTALTLPLLLQQEEAAIVNVSSIAVFRSNKYLPTYSASKAALHSYTQGLRDTFSENESLNVYELYPPLVNTEFSAEIGGANGIPPSEVADELYIALEKNQFEIPVGDTKKIHELVIPITEQVPH, encoded by the coding sequence ATGAAAACAACTGGAAATACAGTGTTCATTAGCGGAGGAAGTGCTGGAATTGGTCTGGCGATTGCTAAAAAACTACAAGCAGCGGGCAACAAGATCATCCTCAATGGTAGAAATGAAGAACGCTTGCAAAGTGCCTTAAAAGAATTGGATGATGCCGTTGCCATTCAGGGTGATTTATCAGTAGCAGCAGATAGAATCCGCATTACGAAAGAGCTGAAAACGAATTACCCAAAATTGAATATCATCATCAATAATGCCGGTGCGGCTTTTATGAATGATCTAAGTGATAGCAATAACAATTCGGCAGAAAAAGCTTTCGAGGAAATCAATACCAATTACATAAGTGTTATCGATTTTACGGCACTTACTTTACCCTTGCTTTTACAACAAGAAGAGGCAGCCATCGTAAATGTTTCATCTATAGCGGTATTTAGATCGAATAAATACTTGCCTACTTACTCGGCAAGTAAAGCCGCACTGCACAGCTACACACAGGGGCTGAGAGATACCTTTTCAGAAAATGAAAGCCTTAATGTGTATGAACTTTATCCCCCTTTGGTAAATACTGAATTCTCAGCAGAAATTGGTGGAGCAAACGGTATACCACCATCAGAAGTAGCTGATGAATTGTATATTGCGCTGGAAAAAAATCAATTTGAGATTCCGGTAGGTGACACTAAAAAAATCCATGAACTGGTTATTCCAATTACAGAACAGGTTCCTCATTAA
- a CDS encoding SDR family oxidoreductase translates to MNLNGKTILITGGGSGIGLEAARQFLQIGSKVIITGRNQQKLDAAKKAYPTLVCLQSDAGNEKDAFALFEKVKELGGIDILYNNAGVGVPPKNLGIANDAHLKGATYEMEVNYLGVIRLNNLFMEMLKSRKESAIINTTSILSMVPSLVEATYSASKVALAFYTKSLREHLKITGTRVKVFELLPPLVDTDMVADRDDKKISTKQLIKGLIQGLKKDQYTIRVGDSRLIYIFSRFFPKFTFGLINPKKINLTLRS, encoded by the coding sequence ATGAATTTAAATGGTAAAACAATCCTGATCACTGGCGGAGGATCAGGAATAGGGCTTGAAGCTGCAAGGCAGTTTTTGCAAATTGGCTCAAAGGTGATCATTACGGGAAGAAATCAGCAAAAACTAGATGCCGCAAAAAAAGCGTATCCAACCCTAGTATGTTTACAGAGCGATGCGGGTAATGAAAAAGATGCTTTCGCTCTTTTTGAAAAGGTCAAGGAACTCGGTGGCATCGATATTCTGTATAATAATGCAGGTGTTGGTGTTCCTCCCAAAAATTTAGGCATTGCAAATGATGCGCATTTAAAAGGAGCTACTTATGAAATGGAAGTTAATTATCTTGGCGTTATCCGGTTGAATAATCTTTTTATGGAAATGTTAAAATCCAGAAAGGAAAGCGCGATCATCAATACCACTTCCATTTTGAGCATGGTACCTTCGTTGGTAGAAGCTACTTATTCGGCATCAAAAGTCGCTCTGGCTTTTTATACAAAATCGTTAAGGGAACACCTGAAAATTACAGGTACCCGAGTGAAGGTTTTTGAACTCTTGCCACCTTTGGTCGATACCGATATGGTGGCCGATAGGGATGATAAAAAGATAAGCACCAAGCAACTGATTAAGGGATTGATACAGGGACTCAAGAAAGATCAATATACCATTCGGGTAGGTGATTCTAGGCTGATTTACATCTTCAGCCGTTTTTTTCCTAAGTTTACCTTTGGGCTGATTAATCCGAAGAAAATAAATCTAACATTAAGATCATAA
- a CDS encoding NADP-dependent oxidoreductase, producing the protein MKAFTIKKYDKKVALKLVDMPLSILKENDVMVEIHASGLNLLDSKIKSGEFKLILPYKLPLTLGHDAAGVITQVGKNVKQFKVGDEVYSRPSDFSIGTFAQFIAVNEKDIALKPKNLSMNEAASIPLVALTAWQALVEKANLKKGQKVFIQAGSGGVGTIAIQLAKHLGATVATTASEKSFAMLKDLGADVLIDYKREDFEIILKDYDVVLNSQDTKTLEKSLRILKPGGKAISISGPPTPDFAKAISAPWFVKIILSLISSGIRRKAKKLGIDYSFLFMRADGMQLREISKLIEQQVIRPVVDRVFSFEQTNNALQYVESGRAKGKVVIKIK; encoded by the coding sequence ATGAAAGCATTCACAATAAAGAAATACGATAAAAAAGTAGCCCTTAAGCTAGTTGATATGCCTCTTTCAATCTTAAAGGAAAATGATGTTATGGTCGAAATCCATGCTTCCGGGCTCAACCTTCTGGATTCCAAGATCAAGTCTGGTGAATTCAAATTGATCTTGCCCTATAAATTGCCACTTACTTTAGGGCATGATGCAGCGGGGGTAATTACACAGGTGGGAAAAAATGTAAAACAGTTCAAAGTAGGTGATGAGGTTTATTCACGCCCATCAGATTTCAGCATCGGTACATTTGCGCAGTTCATTGCGGTGAATGAAAAAGATATAGCCTTAAAGCCGAAGAACCTTTCCATGAACGAAGCGGCCTCTATCCCCTTGGTTGCCCTTACTGCCTGGCAAGCCCTGGTAGAAAAAGCAAATCTAAAAAAGGGGCAGAAAGTTTTTATTCAGGCCGGCTCCGGTGGTGTAGGAACAATTGCCATACAATTGGCGAAACATCTGGGGGCAACTGTCGCTACAACAGCAAGTGAAAAGAGCTTTGCAATGCTCAAAGATCTTGGAGCTGATGTACTGATCGATTACAAAAGAGAAGATTTTGAAATTATCCTAAAAGATTACGATGTAGTGTTGAACAGTCAGGATACAAAGACACTCGAAAAATCACTGCGGATCTTAAAACCTGGAGGAAAGGCGATTTCAATCTCGGGACCACCAACACCGGATTTTGCTAAAGCAATTAGCGCCCCTTGGTTTGTTAAGATTATTCTATCACTGATCAGCTCAGGTATACGCAGAAAAGCAAAGAAACTGGGCATAGACTATTCATTTCTGTTTATGAGGGCTGATGGAATGCAATTGAGAGAGATTTCGAAACTGATTGAACAACAGGTGATCAGACCCGTGGTAGATAGGGTATTTAGTTTTGAGCAGACCAATAATGCTTTGCAGTATGTAGAAAGTGGACGTGCAAAAGGTAAAGTGGTAATTAAAATAAAATAG
- a CDS encoding glycoside hydrolase family 43 protein — translation MNTCRIFLFILLLTAGHKLLAQPTTKFSSKGNPIITHQYTADPAALVKGDTLWLYAGHDFAGGQKNYKMKDWLVYSTTDLKNWTEYKVPLKITDFEWAKSGDAFAGQVIERNGKYYWYVSTNWSGIGVAVADRPEGPFKDALGKPLLTNKDCFASKHSWACIDPTVFIDNDGQAWLFWGNRECYYAKLKANMMEIDGPVKQMAFEGFQFTEAPWIHKYAGKYYLSYATGFPEKIAYATANKIDGPYTYKGILNELAGNSNTNHQAIVDFKGQWYFIYHNGAIETDGGSFSRSICIDRLQYNKDGTIKRIVMTSEGSSFVQKKVK, via the coding sequence ATGAACACTTGCAGAATCTTCCTCTTCATATTATTGCTTACAGCAGGTCATAAATTGTTGGCACAACCTACCACCAAATTCAGTTCAAAAGGCAACCCCATCATTACACATCAGTACACTGCAGACCCAGCGGCGCTGGTAAAAGGAGATACCCTCTGGTTGTATGCAGGGCACGATTTTGCAGGGGGACAGAAGAATTATAAAATGAAAGACTGGCTGGTGTATTCCACAACAGATTTAAAAAACTGGACTGAATACAAAGTGCCTTTAAAAATCACTGATTTTGAGTGGGCAAAAAGCGGAGATGCCTTTGCGGGCCAAGTTATAGAAAGGAACGGGAAATACTATTGGTATGTAAGCACCAATTGGTCCGGAATAGGAGTGGCTGTGGCAGATCGTCCGGAAGGTCCCTTTAAAGATGCCCTAGGTAAGCCTTTGCTTACCAATAAAGATTGTTTTGCTTCAAAGCATTCCTGGGCTTGTATAGATCCCACTGTATTTATAGATAACGATGGCCAGGCCTGGTTATTCTGGGGTAATAGGGAGTGCTACTATGCAAAGTTGAAAGCAAACATGATGGAGATTGATGGCCCTGTAAAACAAATGGCTTTTGAAGGATTTCAATTTACCGAGGCACCCTGGATCCATAAATATGCGGGTAAATACTATTTAAGTTATGCTACAGGTTTTCCTGAAAAAATTGCCTATGCTACGGCCAATAAAATTGACGGGCCTTACACCTACAAAGGGATATTAAATGAGCTTGCAGGCAATAGCAATACCAATCACCAGGCAATTGTAGATTTTAAAGGCCAATGGTATTTTATTTACCACAACGGCGCAATAGAAACAGATGGCGGAAGCTTTAGCCGCTCTATTTGTATAGACAGACTACAATACAATAAAGATGGTACAATAAAAAGAATTGTAATGACTTCAGAAGGTAGTAGCTTTGTCCAAAAGAAGGTCAAATGA
- a CDS encoding barstar family protein, giving the protein MKQLIIEGDQINDIASFYEEINRVFMPNEDWQMGQSLDALSDLLYGGYGEIKGNEPIQIVWNNIRKAETVLGLQETIAFYTEKLQHPDTYNVKWINEKLDALQKGQGQTYFEIIMEIFNEHPNIQLLRN; this is encoded by the coding sequence ATGAAACAGCTAATTATTGAAGGAGACCAGATTAATGACATTGCTTCATTTTACGAAGAAATAAACCGGGTGTTTATGCCAAACGAAGATTGGCAAATGGGACAAAGTTTAGATGCACTAAGTGATTTGCTGTACGGTGGTTACGGAGAAATAAAAGGCAATGAGCCCATACAAATTGTTTGGAACAATATTAGAAAAGCTGAAACGGTGCTGGGCTTACAGGAAACAATAGCGTTTTACACCGAAAAACTTCAACATCCAGATACCTATAATGTTAAATGGATAAACGAAAAATTAGATGCGCTGCAAAAGGGACAAGGTCAAACCTATTTCGAGATCATCATGGAGATTTTCAATGAACACCCAAATATTCAATTACTAAGAAATTAA